The DNA sequence CGACCTGCACCGGCACGCCCGAGCGCGTGATGAGCTCCCGCAGCAACTCGCGGTTGTCGCCGCGGCCTGTCGCCGCGTCGAGGTCCACCAGGTGCAGGCGCGAGAACCCCGCGGCCACCCAGCGCTGCGCAACGCGCAGCGGGTCGTCGAGGCGCACGGCCTCTTTCGCATAATCTCCGCCGACCAACTGCACGCAGTGGCCGTCGCGAAGGTCGATGGCAGGAATGGCTAGCATTACACAGAACGGAGGGTGGGAACCGCGCGCCGCGCGTCGTCGAGGAACGCCTCGATGAACCGCCGGCCGGGAGTGCTGCTCTTCTCGGGATGGAACTGGACGCCGACGCAGCGCCCATGACGAACGGCTGCGGGGAAGCGATCGCGACCGTGCGTCGACCACGCGATGACGACCGACGGATCGCTCGGCCGGCACGCGAAGCTATTGGCATAGTATGCGACATCGAGCCCGCTGGCGGAGAACATCCCGTCGCGGCGGTCGTCGAGGGCATTCCAGCCGATCTGCGGCAGCCGGTCGGCGTCAATCCGCGTGACGCGTCCCGCGAAGATCCCCAACCCAGCGCCGGGACCTTCATCGCTCCCGTCGAACATCAACTGCATGCCGAGGCAGATGCCCAGCGTGGGCAGGCCGGCGAGGATGGCCGCACGCATCGCATCCCTGCCACCGGCAAGCCGCTCGGCGGCAGGCGCGAAGGCTCCAACGCCCGGCAGGATGAGCACGTCGGCGCCCTCCGCCGCTGCGCCGGGGTCGGTGCTCACCTGCAGGCTGCGCTCCGGACCGTCCAGCGCCTTCAGCAAGGAATGCAGGTTGCCCGCGCCGTAATCGAAGACGTGGATGCGCATCACGCGAAGACCTCGTCGAGCGCCGCAATCACGCGGTCGGTCTCCGCCGTCGGCGCGGCGCCGATGCGCAGCGCATCCCCGATGCCGGGGAGTCCGGAGAACGCGCGGACGCCGATGCCCCGCGAGCGGAAGCGATCGGCCACGTCCTTCGCTGGTCGGTCGAGCGCCGCGAAGACGAAGTTGCCCTCCGAGGCCCACACCGTCACCCCCGGAAGGCGACGCATCGCCGCCGCGAGGCGATCGCGCTCGATGCATGTCTGGCGTGCGACCTCGCGCACCCATTCGCCGTCCTGCGTCAGTGCCGCGGCCGCCGCGAGCTCCGCGGCCGCATTCACTTTGTACGGACCGCGCGCCTTCGTCACCGCCGCCACGAGGGCCGCGCTGCCCACGCCATAGCCGACGCGGAGGCCTGCGAGTCCCCAAGCCTTCGAGAACGTGCGCGTCACGAGCACGTTTTCGCGCTGCGCGGCCTCGCGGCGCAGGTCATGCGCATCAGTGAACTCCCCGTAGGCTTCATCGAGCAGCACGATCCCCGGGGCCTCGTCGAACAGCCGCACGAGCTCGCCGCGCGGCGTCACCGTCCCGGTCGGATTGTTCGGCGAGCAGGCATAGATGATCGCCGCGCGCGTCGCCAGCAGCGCGTCCACGTCCATCGCTCCATCGCGGCGCAGCGGCACGGCGATCGGCGTCACGCGGTTCAGCCGCGCGAACGTCGGGATCATCGAGAACGTCGGATCGGCATGCGCAAGCGTTGCGCCGTCGGTGGCGACCGCACGGATGCATGCGTCCAGCACGTCGTCGCTGCCGCAGCCTGCGACCACCTGATCCGCGGCGATGCCGAGCGGCGCGGCCACCGCCTGCGTCAACGCACCCGCGCTGACCCGCGGATACTCGCGGAGCAGCTCGGTCGTCGCCGCCTGCACGGCGCGCAGCGCCGAGGGCGGCGTGCCCCAGAGGTTCACGTTGTCCCGCAGGTCGAGTGACACGTCATCGAGCGGGGACGGCGCGTAGAGCGGAATGCCGCCGAGGTCAGGGCGCAGCGGCATCATGCCCCACCCCACTGCCGCGCAGCCGCGGCGTGCGCCGGCAGGCCTTCGGCGCGCGCGAACGTGTCGACGTCGTCGGCCAATCGGCGCGCCGCCTCGCGATCGATGCGCTGCCACGTGGTCCAGCGGACGAAGTCCAGCGTCGAGAGGCCGGACCAGATGCGCGCCAACCCCCCAGTCGGTAACACGTGATTCGCGCCGCTCATGTAGTCGCCGAACGCCACGCTCGCCGTCTCACCGATGAAGACCGTGCCGGCGCCGCGCAGCTCGGCCAGCACCCTGCCCTCCACGGCCGGCGCGACCGCCAGCAGCAGGTGCTCGGCAGCCCACGCGTTGGCGAACTCCACGGCATCGACGAGCGACTCCACCGTGAGGATCCCACCCCGCGCCGCGAACGCTGCGCGAATCACGTCCGCGCGCGGCTCGGCATCGACGCGCGATTCAAGCTCGCGCCGGACCTCGGTGGCCAGCGCGTCGCTATCCGTGACCAAGACCACGGCGGCGACGGGATCGTGCTCCGCCTGCGCGAGCATCTCGCGCGCCACGACGGCGGGTGTCGCACTCGCGTCGGCGAGCACCAGCAGCTCACTCGGGCCCGCCGGTGAGTCGATGCCGACGCGGCCGGACACCTGCAACTTCGCTTCGGCGACGTAGGCGTTTCCGGGGCCGACGATGCGATCCACGGCGGGAATGCTCGCCGTGCCGTAGGCCATCGCCGCAACGGCACCGGCGCCGCCCACGGCGAACACGCGATCGACGCCGGCGATCGCCGCCGCCGCGAGCAGGACGGCACTCGGCGCGCCCCTCGCGTCGGGAGGCGAACACACGATCACTTCGCGCACGCCGGCGACGCGCGCAGGCACGGCCCCCATGAGCAGCGAGCTCGGGTACGTCGCGCGCCCCCCCGGTGCGTAGACGCCAACGCGCGCGAGTGGGTCGGGACGACGCCCGATGATCGCGCCGTCTGGCGTCGCCACTTCCCGCGGCTCGGGGCGGAAAGCCTCGTGCACGCGCCGGATGTTGGCTGCGGCGCGCTCGAGCGCACGACGCAACGTCGCATCCAGGGATGTGAGCGCGGCCTCCCACGCGTCACGCGGTACCTCAAGGCGGTCCAGCGTCGCGCCGTCAAACTCGCGCGCGTACGCCAGCAGCGCCGCGTCGCCCTCGGCACGCACGCGCGCGAGAACGGTGCGCGTGCGCTCACGGACGGCGTCGTCGGTCGTGGTATTGCGGTCGAAGAGGGCGCGCCGCGCCGTCGCGTCGAGCGAGGTGAGCGGACCCACGGCCGCGAAGCGAAGCGCGCTCACGCCAGCAACCTCTCGATGCGTGTGACGAGAATGCCCTCGGCGCCGATCGCCTTGAGGGCGTTGATGGTGCGGTAGATGCCCGACGCCGGGCACACCGCGTGCACGGCGACCTTGCTCCCGCCGTTCATCACGTCGATCACCGTCGGGCCGGAGATGCCCGGGAGGATCTGCTTGACTTCGTCGAGCCTGGTGCGCGGGACGTTGGCCATCAGGTAGCGCTGGCCACGCGCCGCCAACACCGACCCCAGGGCATCCACGAGTTCGCGCAACGTGCGATCGCGTTCGCCGACCGGGGCGCGGCCACTCGCAGGACCGGCGACCACGAGGTGCGCGGTGGACTCGAGTACGTTGCCGATCTCCCGCAGCCCGTTCACCCGCAGCGTCGAACCGGTCGAGGTAAGGTCGACGATCACGTCGGCGATGCCGAGGTGCGGCGCGATCTCGACGGCGCCGGAGACTGGCACCAACTCGACGCGCTTGCCGGCTGCGGCGAAGAAGCGCTGGGTGAGTTGCGGGAAAACGGTCGCGATGCGCGTGCCGTCGGGAATCTCGGCGATGCTGCGCACGCTGCCGTCATCCTTGGCGGCGACCACGAGGCGGCAGCGGCCGAACCCGAGGTCGAGTCGCGATTCGAGCGGCCGGCCGGACTCGCTGACGAGGTCCCAGCCGGTGATGCCGGCATCGGCCGCGCCGTCCGCGACGAACTCCGGGATGTCCTGGGCGCGCACGAAGATCGCCTCGAATTCGCCCCCGAGGGATGCGACGAGTGCGCGCTCCGAGGAGGCGCGGACCTCAAGTCCGGCGTCAGCGAGCAAGGATCGGGCGTCGTCGTGCAGACGGCCCTTGTTGGGAATGGCGAGGCGGAGCATGGAAGCGGGGAGCGGAGGAAAGGCGAAAAAACAAAACGACCCGTCCGGCAGTTCCGGACGGGTCGAGGGTGTCTGGGCCAGCGTGCGAGCGGCGGTCAGCAGCTCCGGGACACGCGCGATGCCCACCCCCGACCCGCCGGGCCGTGGTGGAGATGCGCGTGATGGTGCTGGATGAACGCCATGCCGAACCCTAGTTGGCCCCCCCAGCCCCGGTCAACCCATTGTCCAACTTATCTGGAAACGGAACTGCGAAGCCATTGCGCGAGTTACAGTTGGCACAGCGCATGGGATTGTGATATTTTTCACAACCTCGGGGAAATCCCCGAAGCTGCAAACCATCACATTTTTTTCTGTTCGGCCTGGAGGCCATTCGAAATGCAGTTCAAGGGTCTGGCGCTCGTCGCGAGCGCGATCATGTTCGCCGCCTGCGGCGGCGGTTCCGAGTCGCAGCCGGCTGCCGAGACGTCGCCGGCCGCCGCACCTGCTGCCGAGGCCGCTCCGGCCGCCGGCGCGGTGACTGCTGCGCCCGCCACGGGCACGACGCACGAGATCAAGATGGTTGGCGACGACAAGGGTTATCGCTTCGAGCCGGCCAACATCACGATCAAGCAGGGCGATGCCATCAAGTTCGTCGCGGTGTCTGGCTTCCCGCACAACGTCGCGTTCGTCGGTACGGGCCTGGCCGACGCGGTCAAGGCGCAGCTGAACGCCAACCTCGGCCCGGCGCGCCTCGCCGACCTCTCGTCGCAGATGTACCTCGCGGCGAACGAGGGCTTCACGATGTCGTTCGCGAACATCCCGGCCGGCACGTACGAGTACAACTGCACGCCGCACCTCGCGATGAACATGAAGGGCGTGATCACGGTGCAGTAAGCAGGACTGCCGCGCCTTCGGGCGAGGGCACGACGGGCGGTGGCGAGCGAGGCTCGCCACCGCCCGTTTGCATTGGTGCATTGAACGCGCTACTAGTCCCGTATGCCCCCTGCGACCGTCCGCTCGCGTCCGCCGCGCGCACCGCTCACCGGAATGCTGTGGTTCGGCGCGCGACTCTCGCTCGCCCTGCGTCGCACGCGCCGCTTCCGTCGCTGGTGGCTCAGCGTCGGTGGCACCGTCACCGTGATCGCGCTGCTGCTGCCGGTCGCGACGCGCACGCCCGACTCGGCATTGGCGGAAACCGCGTCGCGCGCGGTCGCCGACAGCGTGCGGAGCGCCGTGCGGCTGCAGCGCGCCGTGCAGCGCGCCGCCGTCGCCGATTCGCTGGTGACCGCGGCCGAGTCGGTGCTCGCGGCCGCATCGGTTCCGCGCGCCGCGCCGCCGCGCCGCGCGCCGTCCGCCGCATCGCTCGCGGCGGCGATCGCGCGTGCGCAAGACGGACGTGCACGCGAGGCCGTGCTCGCGCTCGCGGCGCATCCCGCGCTCGTCGCGGGCCCACGCATGCGCGCGACTGCCGACTCGCTCCGCAACGCACGCGACCCGGGTGACGCCTACCGCCTCTCGGGCACCATTCTCGCCATGGCCGAATATCGGCTGCGAAGCCTCAGTCCAGACGACGAACCGTCCGTTGCACCACCAAGCGTGACGGTGACGGCGGGCGTCGACACGGCGGCGGCACACGCAATCCTCCGCGCCGAACGCGATACCTTGGATGCCGCGCGCCGCCAGCACGAGGCCGCGCGCGCCGCAGCCATCGAAGCGACGCAGGCGGCGGACGCCGCGCGCTCCACGGTGCCACTCGTCTCCCCCGGCCTCGCGATGCTCGTGCTGGTGCTGCTCGGTCTGGTCGTGCGCGTGGCCGTGACGCTCATGCGGGAGTTGCGGGAGCCGACGCTCGCCCATCCCCTTGAGGCCGAACGCGCGGTCGGCGCCCCTGCGCTCTCCTGGGTGCGCGACGCGCTCCCCGAAGGACCGCTGCGCTTCCGCCCCACAGGCGTCGATCCGTTTCGCGTCCTCTACCTGCACCTGACGTCCACCGGCACGCGCGCTCGTGCGGTGATCGTCACTGGAGACGACGCGCCCGTGGTCGCCGCCGTCGCGGCGCGGCTCGCCATTGCCGCTGCCGCCGATCACCGCACGACGCTCGTGGCGGAATGGGATACGGAGCAGGTGGCGTTGGCGCGCATCTTCCGCGATCACCCGGAGCCCGGGGTGAGCGACGCGATGGCGGGGGCGTTCGCCTGGCGCGAGGTGGCGCGAAACGTAGGATCGAGTGACGGACTCTCGATCGCCATGCTGCCCGCCGGTACGACGCAAGCACCGGTGACGGACGAGCAACGCGCCGCGGCGCTCGCGGAGTTCCAGCAGTTTCGCGCGGCGTTCGAGTTTTCGATCGTTGCGGTGTCGCTCGCCGATCTCGCGCATGGACGCGCCCTCGCGCCGGATGCACCGGTGGTGCTCGCGGCATCGATCGGCGTCACGCCCGTCGACGCGCTGCAACGCTCCGCCGAGCTGGTGGAGCGCGCCTCCGCTCCGTTGCACAGCCTCGTGCTCTGGGACGCGCCGCGCCCGCCCCTGCCCTCACGGGCAGAGCTGGCGGCGTGGTTGTCGAAGCGAAAGGGCCGGACACCCGGTGGCTCGTTCAAGGCCGTTCAAGAGGCCATCAGAAAGCCAGTAGAAGGGCAGTAACGGCACATGAACTACATAATTGGGACGGAACTGATGTCCCTGGAGCGGGCGCACTTGGTACGGCTCGGCGTATGGGCGCTCGCCTCCATCGTCGCGGGCACAGGGCTCATCGTCTGGGCGCGGCGCAGCGGGATCCCCGGCTTCTGGCGGCACGCCGGCATCCAGACTGCCGCATGGGGCGCGGTCGACCTCGCGATTGTGGCGTTCGCGTGGCATGGGCTCGTCTTGCGCGATCTGCCAGAGGCCATCGCGCTCGACCGCTTCTTGTGGCTCAACATCGGACTCGATGTCGGCTACGTCATGGTCGGCATCACGCTGCTCGTCATCGGCCGGCGTGCACCGACGCGCCCCGGTCTCATGGGCGCCGGCGCGGCGATCATCGTGCAGGGGCTCGCACTGGCGGTGCTGGATGCAATCCTGAGCGGCGCCATCGTGCGTGCAGCGTGACCGCCGACTAAGTTCCCGACGGACGATGACTGGGTACTCCGACCGCATCAATCACGCCTTCGCCTTCGCCGCCAAGCACCATGACCGCGAAGTCCGCAAGGGTACGCGCCTGCCCTACCTCACCCAGCCCGCCAACGTCGCGCTGATCCTGACGCGCTACGGGCGAGATGAGGATACGGTCGTCGCAGGCATCCTCCATGACGTGGTCGAGGACTGCCAGCGCGAGGGCTGGACGCGCGAGATGCTCGACGAGCGCATCGCCGCGAAGTTCGGGGACGCCTCGCTCGAGGCCGCGCTCGCCGTGACGCGGCGCAAGCACGACGACGACGGCATCGAGCTCGCGCGCGATGACGTGCGCGCCGACTGTCTCGAGCGGCTCGCGCAGGCGTCGGACGCGGCCCGCTGGGTGTTCGCCGCTGACAAGGTGCATCACGCCGGCTCGCTGCTCGCGGATCTCCGCCGCACCTTCGATCCCGAAGCGGCCTGGGGTCGCCTGCCCGGAGGGCGCGGCGCCGTGCTGCAGTGGTATCGCGATGCGCTCGCGCGCTTGCGCGCGCTGGGATTCTCCGCGCCGATCGTCGACGAGCTCGCCGCGCTCGTCGCCGCGCTCGAGGAGCGCTAGCTGTTGTTGGTGAGGAGGTTGTTCACAGGAGCGTAGCGGATGCAAGCTGGGGTTGCTGAGACGCTCAACCGGCACCCCGCCAGAGGCTCCTGTGAACATCCACAAGAATGCACGTCTGACCGTCGCGGGGCGACTCGCCGTCGCGACCGCCGTTCTGGGCGGGCAGGATCCCGCCGCCGTCGCCCGGGGCGCGGCCTGTTCCGTCCGCACCGTCTGGAAGTGGGTCGCCCGCTTCCGCACCGGCGGCGCGGCGGCGCTCGCGGACCGCTCGTCGCGCCCGCATCGCCTCACCCAGCTCCCGCGGCCGCAGCGCCGCGCGATCCTTCGGGGCCGCACCCGGCGGCGCTGGAGCTCGACGCGCATCGCCCAGGAGACGGGCATCCCGCTCTCAACGGTGATCCACTTCCTGCGCCGCCACGGCCTGCAGCGGCTCCCTCGGCTCGAGCCGCCGCGCGCGGTGCGCCGCTACGAGATGCGGGCACCGGGCGAGCTGCTGCACGTCGACACGAAGAAGCTCGGGCGCATCGGCCGCGTGGGGCACCGCATCCACGGCGACCGCCGGACCCGCGTGCGCGGGATCGGCTGGGAGGCGGTGCACGTCGCGGTGGACGCCTACTCGCGCGTGGCCTACGCCGAGGTCCTGCCCGATGAGCGCGCGGCGACCACGGCGGCCTTCCTCGCACGGGCGATCGCGTGGTACGCGGCGCTCGGCGTGCGGGTGCGCGCCGTGCTCACCGACAACGGGAGCTGCTATCGCAGCCACGCGGTGCGCACGCTCCTCCGCTGCGACGGCATCACGCACAAGCGCACCATGCCCTACACGCCGCGCACGAACGGCAAGGTCGAGCGGCTGATCCAGACGCTCCTGCGGGAATGGGCGTACGCGCGCCCCTACCCCTCCTCGCGGGTGCGCACGGAGTGGCTCGCGCGCTACCTGCGGACGTACAATGAGGCGCGCGGACACTCAGCCCTCAACTACCTCCCCCCCATGCTGCATCTCGCTGCGGCCCTGTGAACAACGTCCTCACTAACAACAGCTAGCGCCCCGCCCCGCTCGTCGCCGGATACGTCCGTGCGACGTAGTCGTTGAGGATCTCGAGGAACTCGGGCACGATGTTGTCGCCCTTGAGCGTGACCTTCAGCTTGCCGTCCACGTAGACCGGCGCCTTCGGCTCCTCGAACGTGCCGGGCAGCGAGATGCCGAGGTTCGCGTGCTTCGACTCGCCGGGTCCGTTCACGACGCAGCCCATCACGGCGACCTTCATCTCCTCGACGCCCGGGTGCGACTCGCGCCAGACCGGCATCTGGTCGCGCAGGTAGTTCTGGATGTCCTCGGCCATCTTCTGGAAGAACGTCGACGTCGTGCGTCCGCAGCCCGGGCAGGACGTCACCTGCGGCGTGAAGGAGCGCAACTCGAGCGACTGCAGGATCTGCTGTGCGACCAGCACCTCTTCGGTACGGTCGCCGCCAGGCCGCGGCGTGAGCGAAACGCGAATGGTGTCGCCGATGCCCTCGGCGAGAATCAGCGAGAGCGCGGCGGTCGTGGCCACCACGCCCTTCGTGCCGAGACCGGCCTCGGTGAGCCCGAGGTGCAACGGATAATCGCAGCGCGCCCCGAGGCGACGGTACACGGTCACGAGATCCTGCACCTGCGAGATCTTGGCCGAGATGAGGATCTGGTCGTGGCGCAGTCCGGTCTCTTCTGCGAGTGCGGCCGAGCGCAACGCCGATTCGAGCATCGCCTCGAAGTACACCTCCTTCGCCTCGAGCGGCTCGGCGCGCGTCGCGTTCTCGTCCATCATCGACGTCAGCAGGTCTTGGTCGAGCGACCCCCAGTTGACGCCGATGCGCACGGGCTTGTCGTTGTCGACGGCGACCTGCACGATGGTGCGGAAGTTGTCGTCGCGATGCTTGGTGCCGACGTTGCCGGGATTGATGCGGTACTTCGCCAGCAACTCGGCGGTCTTCGGGAACTTCCGCAGCAACAAGTGGCCGTTGTAATGGAAGTCGCCGACGATCGGCACATCCACGCCCTTGTCGGCCAGTCGCTGCATCAACTCGGGGATGGCTGCGGCCGCCTCGTCATTGTTCACCGTGACGCGAACGATCTGCGAACCGGCCCGCCACAGCGCCGCGACCTGGGTCGCCGTGCCGGCGGCGTCGGCGGTGTCCGTGTTGGTCATCGACTGCACCACGATGGGATGGTCGGACCCGACCTTTACGGATCCGACGGTGGCGGTGACAGTCTTGCGACGGGGCTTGAAAGGCGACGACACGGAAAACCTGCGGAATGGGGTGGGGAAGGGCCTCGGAAGGCACCTCCGATACCTACAATGGTAGCAACGCGCGAGGGCGTGCCCAACGGTCCCGACAGCCGGCGGCTGCGCCTGACGGAGCCGGGCCGGACGACCCGCCGCCCCCGATGTCACGCAACATTCCGATGCGGCTGGGAACCCCGTGCTATTGCGGGGCGTTCCCGGCCACCCTACCTTTCCAGAGTCCCCTAGACTGACTGGGGGATGGTCCAACGCGAGGGACCATAGAGTCTCGCGAGTCCGATTGTGCAGGTGCGGCGCGTTCCGCTCCCAGCATCAATCAACATCATCAGGAGTAGGGAATGCGTACGACCGGCAAGGTGAAGTGGTTCAACGATGCGAAGGGCTTTGGGTTCATCACGCCCGACAACGGCACCAAGGATTGCTTTGTGCACTACAGCGCGATCCAGGGCACCGGCTTCAAGTCGCTCGCCGAGGGTGACACCGTTGAGTTCGACATCGTGCAGGGGGCCAAGGGCCCGGCTGCCGAAAATGTGAACAAGGTTTCGTAACCACGAGCCGGCACAATCGGGCGGGGCCCGGAGCGAAAGCTCCGGGCCCCGTTTGACTTTTCAGCAGGTGTGAGCGGCGGCCGAGTCAGGCGTCGCCGAGCGGCGGCGGCGCAGCCGCCCGGGCGGGACGGCCCCGGGGGCGCCGGACGACGGTCTCGACCGCCGCGGCGAGTCGCTGGTTGAGATGGTCGCGCAGCTGCTGCAAGTCCGCCCCGACGTGGACGAACGCACCGGCATGCAGGCTACCCACGAAGTCCGCCGCGGGCGATACGCTGGCGCGATGCACATCCTGACGGCCAAGCAGTCGGCGGGAGACCAGAAACGCGTCCCGCGTCGGGATCCCAAGCGCCTGATGCAGGTCACGCGTGAGCAGCAGCTCTTCGAGCAGCGCCACCGGAATGCGGCGCTCTACCCCTTGCCGACCGGGAGCAAGCGCGAGCTCGCCCAGGCGAAGCAGAAGATTGTCAAACGTCTTCTGGTCTAGCTCAAGAATGGCAGCCGCAGTGGCTCCGGTAACCGCTCTCAAAAAGAACCTCTAGTCTCAGTATTACAAAAATGTACGATTGCGCGCAGAAAATCGCAATCGAATAATACTTTGACCAGAGTATATCGAGCTCGAGGCCCTTCTATAGAAGCGATTGCTTCGCGTCTGCAATCTGCCGCCGTACCGACGAGGGCCCGGTGCCTCCGGCGATGTCTCGGTGGCTCAGCGAGCGCTCCGGCGCGAGTTCGGCGAGCACATCCTGCTCAAAGGCAGAATGCGCGGCGACGAAGGAGCTAAACGGCAGGCTGCTCAGGTCGACTCCGCGCTCCTCGGCCTCGCGCACCAGCCGCCCGACCGCGCCATGCGCATCGCGGAAACTCACGGAGCGCCGCACGAGATAATCCGCGAGATCGGTCGCCATCATCGCGCCGCTGACCGCCTCGCGCATTCGCGTGAGCTCGAAGCGCAGCGTCGCCACGGAACCCGCGACGGCCGGAAGCAACAGCGTCATCCCGTCGACCGCATCGAACAGGGCACGCTTGTCCTCCTGCAGGTCCTTGTTGTAGCCGCTCGGAAGGCCTTTGAGCGTGCCCACCAAGGCCACGAGATCGCCCAGCATGCGGGCGCCCGATCCTCGCGCCAGCTCCAGCGCGTCGGGATTCCGCTTCTGCGGCATCATCGAGGAGCCCGTGGAGTAGGCGTCGCCGTAGCGTACGAACCCGAACTCGCTCGACCCGAACAGAATCAGGTCTTCGGCGATGCGCGAGCAGTGCGTACCGAGCATCGTGAGCGCAAACAGCGATTCGGCGATGAAGTCGCGGTCACCCACGGCGTCGATCGAGTTGCGCGAGATCGCCGCGAACCCAAGGGCATCGCGCAGCTGCTCACGGGGGACGGGAAACGCGGAACCCGCGATGGCACCGGAGCCGAGCGGCAGGACGGCGGCCGCCGCGCGCGCGGAGGCGACGCGTTGCCGGTCGCGGGCAAGGGGCCAGAAGTGCGACAGCAACCAGTGCGCCACCGACACGGGCTGCGCCCGTTGCAGGTGCGTGTACGCCGGCATGATCGCATCCTGCTGCGCTTCCGCCTGCAGGAGAATCGCCTCCTGCAGCTGCCGGATCAGGACATCGACGCGGTCGAGCGCGTCCATCGTCCACATCCGCGTGTCCGTGGCCACCTGGTCGTTCCGGCTCCGGCCCGTTTGCAGACGCCCGGCCGGTCCGCCGACTTCGAGGTGCAGCAGTCGATCCACGAAGGTGTGGACGTCCTCATCGGAGGCGATGGGCTGTTCGCCCGCCGCAATGCGCGCGGCGACGCGATCGAGCCCGTCGCGGACGAGGGCGGCCTCCTCGGCGCTATAGACACCGGCCGTCGCCAACGCCGACGCCCAGGCCTGCGAGAGCTTCACGTCGAAGGGCCAGAGGCGAAGGTCCGTCCCGATGGATCGGTTGACGGCCTCGAGTTCGGGCGCGGGACCACCGGCAAAACGGCCGCCCCAAAGTTTGTGCGAGCCGTCGTGACTGCTCACTGCGAGACTCCTGCGCCGCGCGGCGCCGTGGGTTCAGGAAGACCCGAAACCTAGCCGCATAGATATGCGATTGGAAGGGAACGCCCGCTGCGCAGCCCGCTGCGCCCGCCGCTATCGCGGCCGCTTCGCGAGCGAGGTCACCCGTCGCGCGAGGCGCTCCCGCGCCTGTTCGCTGCGACAGATCATCAGGATCGTATCGTCGCCGGCGATCGTGCCAAGCACATCGGGCGACGCCTCGGCGTCGATGGCCGAGGCCACGGGCTGCGCGCCGCCGATGACGGTCTTGAGCACCAGCAGTGGTCCGACGCCGTCGAGCGAGAGGAACAGTTGTGGCAGGATTGCCGCG is a window from the Pseudogemmatithrix spongiicola genome containing:
- a CDS encoding HD domain-containing protein; this translates as MTGYSDRINHAFAFAAKHHDREVRKGTRLPYLTQPANVALILTRYGRDEDTVVAGILHDVVEDCQREGWTREMLDERIAAKFGDASLEAALAVTRRKHDDDGIELARDDVRADCLERLAQASDAARWVFAADKVHHAGSLLADLRRTFDPEAAWGRLPGGRGAVLQWYRDALARLRALGFSAPIVDELAALVAALEER
- a CDS encoding plastocyanin/azurin family copper-binding protein, whose product is MQFKGLALVASAIMFAACGGGSESQPAAETSPAAAPAAEAAPAAGAVTAAPATGTTHEIKMVGDDKGYRFEPANITIKQGDAIKFVAVSGFPHNVAFVGTGLADAVKAQLNANLGPARLADLSSQMYLAANEGFTMSFANIPAGTYEYNCTPHLAMNMKGVITVQ
- a CDS encoding pyridoxal phosphate-dependent aminotransferase, translated to MMPLRPDLGGIPLYAPSPLDDVSLDLRDNVNLWGTPPSALRAVQAATTELLREYPRVSAGALTQAVAAPLGIAADQVVAGCGSDDVLDACIRAVATDGATLAHADPTFSMIPTFARLNRVTPIAVPLRRDGAMDVDALLATRAAIIYACSPNNPTGTVTPRGELVRLFDEAPGIVLLDEAYGEFTDAHDLRREAAQRENVLVTRTFSKAWGLAGLRVGYGVGSAALVAAVTKARGPYKVNAAAELAAAAALTQDGEWVREVARQTCIERDRLAAAMRRLPGVTVWASEGNFVFAALDRPAKDVADRFRSRGIGVRAFSGLPGIGDALRIGAAPTAETDRVIAALDEVFA
- the hisG gene encoding ATP phosphoribosyltransferase, translating into MLRLAIPNKGRLHDDARSLLADAGLEVRASSERALVASLGGEFEAIFVRAQDIPEFVADGAADAGITGWDLVSESGRPLESRLDLGFGRCRLVVAAKDDGSVRSIAEIPDGTRIATVFPQLTQRFFAAAGKRVELVPVSGAVEIAPHLGIADVIVDLTSTGSTLRVNGLREIGNVLESTAHLVVAGPASGRAPVGERDRTLRELVDALGSVLAARGQRYLMANVPRTRLDEVKQILPGISGPTVIDVMNGGSKVAVHAVCPASGIYRTINALKAIGAEGILVTRIERLLA
- a CDS encoding DUF6992 family protein — encoded protein: MNYIIGTELMSLERAHLVRLGVWALASIVAGTGLIVWARRSGIPGFWRHAGIQTAAWGAVDLAIVAFAWHGLVLRDLPEAIALDRFLWLNIGLDVGYVMVGITLLVIGRRAPTRPGLMGAGAAIIVQGLALAVLDAILSGAIVRAA
- the hisH gene encoding imidazole glycerol phosphate synthase subunit HisH, whose amino-acid sequence is MRIHVFDYGAGNLHSLLKALDGPERSLQVSTDPGAAAEGADVLILPGVGAFAPAAERLAGGRDAMRAAILAGLPTLGICLGMQLMFDGSDEGPGAGLGIFAGRVTRIDADRLPQIGWNALDDRRDGMFSASGLDVAYYANSFACRPSDPSVVIAWSTHGRDRFPAAVRHGRCVGVQFHPEKSSTPGRRFIEAFLDDARRAVPTLRSV
- a CDS encoding IS481 family transposase, giving the protein MNIHKNARLTVAGRLAVATAVLGGQDPAAVARGAACSVRTVWKWVARFRTGGAAALADRSSRPHRLTQLPRPQRRAILRGRTRRRWSSTRIAQETGIPLSTVIHFLRRHGLQRLPRLEPPRAVRRYEMRAPGELLHVDTKKLGRIGRVGHRIHGDRRTRVRGIGWEAVHVAVDAYSRVAYAEVLPDERAATTAAFLARAIAWYAALGVRVRAVLTDNGSCYRSHAVRTLLRCDGITHKRTMPYTPRTNGKVERLIQTLLREWAYARPYPSSRVRTEWLARYLRTYNEARGHSALNYLPPMLHLAAAL
- the ispG gene encoding flavodoxin-dependent (E)-4-hydroxy-3-methylbut-2-enyl-diphosphate synthase — protein: MSSPFKPRRKTVTATVGSVKVGSDHPIVVQSMTNTDTADAAGTATQVAALWRAGSQIVRVTVNNDEAAAAIPELMQRLADKGVDVPIVGDFHYNGHLLLRKFPKTAELLAKYRINPGNVGTKHRDDNFRTIVQVAVDNDKPVRIGVNWGSLDQDLLTSMMDENATRAEPLEAKEVYFEAMLESALRSAALAEETGLRHDQILISAKISQVQDLVTVYRRLGARCDYPLHLGLTEAGLGTKGVVATTAALSLILAEGIGDTIRVSLTPRPGGDRTEEVLVAQQILQSLELRSFTPQVTSCPGCGRTTSTFFQKMAEDIQNYLRDQMPVWRESHPGVEEMKVAVMGCVVNGPGESKHANLGISLPGTFEEPKAPVYVDGKLKVTLKGDNIVPEFLEILNDYVARTYPATSGAGR
- the hisD gene encoding histidinol dehydrogenase; amino-acid sequence: MSALRFAAVGPLTSLDATARRALFDRNTTTDDAVRERTRTVLARVRAEGDAALLAYAREFDGATLDRLEVPRDAWEAALTSLDATLRRALERAAANIRRVHEAFRPEPREVATPDGAIIGRRPDPLARVGVYAPGGRATYPSSLLMGAVPARVAGVREVIVCSPPDARGAPSAVLLAAAAIAGVDRVFAVGGAGAVAAMAYGTASIPAVDRIVGPGNAYVAEAKLQVSGRVGIDSPAGPSELLVLADASATPAVVAREMLAQAEHDPVAAVVLVTDSDALATEVRRELESRVDAEPRADVIRAAFAARGGILTVESLVDAVEFANAWAAEHLLLAVAPAVEGRVLAELRGAGTVFIGETASVAFGDYMSGANHVLPTGGLARIWSGLSTLDFVRWTTWQRIDREAARRLADDVDTFARAEGLPAHAAAARQWGGA